In the genome of Nerophis lumbriciformis linkage group LG32, RoL_Nlum_v2.1, whole genome shotgun sequence, one region contains:
- the rnf224 gene encoding RING finger protein 224 produces MSRLTEEQPPTVAVETATALKRQDPVCIVCFGSYDLAKRLPRRLHCGHTFCQACLKRLDTVVNEQVWIPCPQCRQNTPCPRGGATGLDLDLASFLAIKARQAVGSSSSSWSGEAEQAKKVWSEKEAGAEGWPHGGLAEPRFHRHANCCTLLSHWLCRCLRRS; encoded by the exons ATGTCGCGACTAACAGAAGAGCAGCCGCCCACCGTTGCCGTGGAGACGGCGACGGCGCTCAAAAGGCAGGACCCGGTGTGCATCGTGTGCTTTGGCAGCTACGACCTGGCCAAGCGGTTGCCACGGCGACTGCACTGCGGCCACACCTTCTGCCAGGCGTGTCTGAAGAGGCTGGACACGGTCGTCAACGAGCAG GTGTGGATCCCTTGTCCTCAGTGTCGCCAGAACACGCCGTGTCCTCGGGGGGGCGCGACAGGTCTGGACCTGGACTTGGCCTCCTTCCTGGCCATCAAGGCGCGGCAGGCGgttggctcctcctcctcctcctggagCGGCGAGGCGGAGCAGGCCAAGAAGGTGTGGTCAGAAAAGGAGGCGGGAGCGGAGGGCTGGCCACACGGCGGCCTGGCTGAGCCGCGCTTTCATCGGCACGCCAACTGCTGCACGCTGCTCTCCCATTGGCTGTGCCGCTGCCTGAGGCGgagctaa